The region CTCCCGGTTAAAGTCCACGCCCTTGACAAAGGCCTCATCCATAATTTTTTTAAGTGAGGAAATCAGGTCCCAGTAAGCCGCATCTTTTTTAAAATCTTTGCCGGTCTTTTTATTCATCTCTATCCCGCCATCCGCATGGCCAGGCCTTCATCCAAAAGCTGCTGGTTAAGGTACACGGCTCCGGCGAGGACGGCCTCCGCGTCCGGGGCGCCTTCCCGATAAAATACATCCGCCACAAAGCGGCCGTAGACATCGGTCTGACATTTATGCGTCTTAATCACGACCGTACTGCCGGCCGGCAAAAATTTTTCGACGAATTTTTTGGCCCGGTCGCCTTCGGGCGTGCCTAATTCGGGCGCGTCCACTCCCCGCAGACGCAGCCGATCCCGCACAATGATCCCAAAACCCACTTCAATGAGCACGAGCAAAGTGTCTCCATCGATCACGCGATCAATGGTGGCGCCGTAAGTATAAGAAGGTTTGTCCGTGATCTTGAGACCCGCCAGCTCCTCTTTTTTGACCGGCCAGCTGACAAAAAATCCGCAGTCGACAAGGACCTGGTTGTCCGGCAATTTGACGCGCAAAGGGGAAAGGGAAAAAGTGTCCAGCTCAATGTCCGCAGGGCGCTTGAGCGCTGTCTGCGGCGCGGGATTACTGTCTGAACCGGTCTGCACCTTGCGGACCAGCCGGCGAAGATCGCGGGTTTTCAATCCCTCTTTGATGGCCCGCTGCTCGAGGCGCTTGCGGAGGTTTTCATCCCTGACCGGCATGAGTTCAAGGTAATCACCCCACGCCAATTGTGCCGGCGCCGGCACAATTGGATGGGA is a window of Patescibacteria group bacterium DNA encoding:
- a CDS encoding DUF1016 N-terminal domain-containing protein, producing the protein MPALSAIDRFRALVNDISRLYLKTRETQVRFAWETGRRIVEEEQNGEIRARYGAKLIPELSRSLSDKYGPGFSARTLHTMRQFFRSHPIVPAPAQLAWGDYLELMPVRDENLRKRLEQRAIKEGLKTRDLRRLVRKVQTGSDSNPAPQTALKRPADIELDTFSLSPLRVKLPDNQVLVDCGFFVSWPVKKEELAGLKITDKPSYTYGATIDRVIDGDTLLVLIEVGFGIIVRDRLRLRGVDAPELGTPEGDRAKKFVEKFLPAGSTVVIKTHKCQTDVYGRFVADVFYREGAPDAEAVLAGAVYLNQQLLDEGLAMRMAG